A window of Microcystis aeruginosa FD4 contains these coding sequences:
- a CDS encoding FAD-dependent monooxygenase produces the protein MRTVEFLSHLNHLGITIWMEGDKLRYRSPQGVMTPDLLEQLKEYKEELIVLLREQADNFSSETDYDVAICGGGLAGLTLARQLKLKQPHLSVVVLDKMARPLPEAGFKVGESTVEVGAFYLANTLQLTSYFDNQHLSKLGLRYFFKPQETEFHKRPELGLSEFHAPKSYQIDRGKLENDLRQFNIEAGIDLKENCSVKDIELAEGLQQHHKIIYTQGSGANQKTHCIKSRWVVDAMGRRRFIQKKLGLAKPNHNNYSAVWFRVEGRFDVSNFVPTSEEKWHQRVPNNNRYYSTNHLCGEGYWVWLIPLSTGYTSIGIVTRQDIHPLKNYHNYELALQWLRENEPVLAAHLEGKSPEDFRKMPKYSYSSKQVFSCNRWTCVGEAGLFPDPFYSPGSDSIGFGNSLTTQMIELDLKGQLTPERVDDANHFYLTYHDGLTFNIQNSYNCMGNGIVLSTKFIWDTLAGWTFSGLMMFNSIFLDLELKMKVQQINAEFFSLSYRMQQLFRDWANQSLGRVSFEFIDYLAIPFVNELRTRNLQSNKTEAEIIAAYRASLELFEEFAQVIFQIALEDTRPELLPKINEHPWLNAWAISLDASKWEADGLFSPKSEPRDLEVIKQQFRGAMSRQ, from the coding sequence ATGAGAACCGTTGAATTTTTATCGCATCTGAATCATTTAGGCATCACAATTTGGATGGAAGGGGATAAGCTGCGCTATCGTTCTCCCCAAGGCGTTATGACTCCCGATTTACTCGAACAATTGAAAGAGTATAAAGAAGAACTCATCGTCTTATTGCGTGAACAAGCTGACAATTTCAGTTCAGAAACTGACTATGATGTGGCAATTTGTGGCGGTGGATTAGCAGGTTTAACCTTAGCGAGACAGTTAAAACTAAAACAACCTCATCTTTCGGTTGTTGTTCTTGATAAAATGGCTCGTCCTTTACCAGAAGCTGGTTTTAAAGTGGGAGAATCAACCGTTGAAGTTGGGGCTTTTTATTTAGCAAATACACTTCAGTTAACCAGTTATTTTGATAATCAACATTTGTCAAAACTGGGATTACGTTATTTTTTCAAACCTCAAGAAACTGAATTTCATAAAAGACCTGAACTGGGATTATCAGAGTTTCATGCTCCTAAATCTTATCAAATTGATCGGGGTAAATTAGAAAATGATTTACGCCAATTTAATATTGAAGCAGGAATTGACCTTAAAGAAAATTGTTCGGTTAAAGACATCGAGTTAGCTGAAGGACTACAGCAACATCATAAAATTATTTACACTCAAGGCAGTGGAGCGAATCAAAAAACTCATTGTATTAAATCCCGATGGGTTGTCGATGCGATGGGTCGCCGTCGATTTATACAGAAAAAACTAGGTTTAGCGAAACCTAATCATAATAATTACAGTGCGGTTTGGTTCCGAGTTGAGGGTCGTTTTGATGTCAGCAATTTTGTTCCAACCAGTGAAGAAAAATGGCATCAGCGTGTTCCTAATAACAACCGTTATTATTCTACAAATCATTTATGCGGTGAAGGATACTGGGTTTGGTTAATTCCTTTATCCACAGGTTATACCAGTATTGGCATTGTGACTCGTCAAGATATTCACCCGTTAAAAAATTATCATAACTATGAATTAGCCTTGCAGTGGTTAAGGGAAAATGAACCCGTTTTAGCGGCTCATTTAGAAGGTAAATCCCCTGAAGACTTTAGAAAGATGCCGAAATATAGTTACTCCTCCAAACAAGTCTTTTCCTGTAATCGTTGGACTTGTGTTGGTGAAGCAGGTTTATTTCCCGATCCTTTTTATTCCCCCGGTTCAGATAGTATTGGTTTTGGCAATTCTTTAACCACCCAAATGATTGAACTTGACCTTAAAGGTCAACTAACTCCCGAAAGAGTTGACGATGCCAATCATTTTTATTTAACCTATCACGATGGGTTAACCTTTAATATTCAAAATTCCTACAACTGTATGGGAAATGGGATAGTGCTGTCAACAAAATTCATCTGGGATACTTTAGCTGGATGGACATTCAGTGGCTTAATGATGTTTAATTCCATCTTCCTTGACCTGGAACTTAAGATGAAAGTTCAACAGATTAATGCAGAATTTTTCTCTCTTTCCTATCGAATGCAACAACTATTCCGAGATTGGGCAAATCAATCCCTGGGTCGGGTTAGCTTTGAATTTATTGATTATTTAGCAATCCCCTTTGTGAATGAACTGCGAACTCGGAATTTACAATCTAATAAAACTGAAGCTGAAATTATTGCAGCTTATCGAGCCAGCTTAGAATTATTTGAAGAATTTGCCCAAGTCATTTTTCAAATTGCCTTAGAAGATACCAGGCCCGAACTCTTACCTAAAATTAACGAACACCCCTGGTTAAATGCCTGGGCGATTAGTCTGGATGCGAGTAAATGGGAGGCTGATGGTCTATTCTCTCCTAAGAGCGAACCTCGGGACTTAGAGGTTATTAAACAACAATTCCGGGGAGCCATGAGCCGACAATAA
- a CDS encoding non-ribosomal peptide synthetase, translated as MKVAEFLSYLNSLEIKLWLEEEKLKYQAPQGAMTPEIKQEIGTRKPEIIAFLRSAIPPSKTVESVISPVARTEALPLSFAQQRMWFLYQMDQQNSAYNEALTIRLTGRLNIDILEQTINAIIQRHESLRTTFPMVEGKPIQKIAPSLKIKLLVVNLKDIPQGQIDKLIIEELQKPFDLTQSPLLRCTLFDLGYENYILVNVFHHIIIDGWSKGILFKELSEFYQAFLSNSTVSLPELTIQYADFAVWQRQWLQGEILENQLNYWKKQLTAAPLLLELPTDKPRPANPNFRGHSISFQINSELTEKLKLLSQKSGATLFMTLLAALNTLLFRYSGQDDILIGTPTANRNRQEIEPLIGFFVNTLVLRNSLEGNPTFSALLQQARNVVLEAYANQDVPFEQVVDGLEIERSLSYNPLFQVMFALQNAPLNDLELPHLKAQYLAVENQRIKFDLSLILEEIDTEQGSYLEGFWEYDSDLFTDERITRMVGHFQTLLKGIVANPQQTVRELPLLTESEKQQLLVEWNQTQTSYPRNSCIHQLFEQQVVKTPDAIAVIDGEKSLTYEQLNQKANQLAHYLQKLGVQQDQLIGICVERSPLMIIGFLGILKAGGAYVPLDTSYPEERLESIINDAEIKILLTQQHLIKKLPTTVNQLICLDRDEDKIKQQSQQNPLTHVNAEHLAYVIYTSGSTGKPKGVAIPHRGVTRLVCNTDYIDLNSTDKIAQVSNASFDAATFEIWGALIHGAQLIGVDKDTVLSPEKFVHFLQKSQITILFLTTALFNQLVQTIPHAFQSLRYLLFGGEAVDPQWVKESLNKGTAQNLLHVYGPTESTTFTSWYLIKNIPPEATTIPIGRPLANTEIYILDPYLQPVPIGVKGELHIGGDGLARCYLNRPDLTEQKFIPHPFSEYSSARLYKTGDIVRYLADGNIEFIGRIDHQVKIRGFRIELGEIEAVLFQHPQVKDGIVIAREDQLGIKRLYAYVVPKDKQLTQPKLRIFLQEKLPNYMIPAFLIFLDAFPLNQNGKIDRSVLPIPEIDVNELENYLFPSTDKETILAQIWQEVLGRNQISINDNFFELGGDSIIAIQIVAKANQAGLEITPKQLFGYQTIAQLALVAETTATNEIDQGLVTGEVPLTPIQQWFFEQHWPERHHFNQSILLEVPNNLQPDLLKQTISKLLYHHDALRLRFVQQGEKWQQNHSDDCNSFAFELVDLSHLSCDEQVTTLAEISEVQQRTLNLEQGPLMAVVFFKLGENGRLLIVIHHLAVDGISWRIILEDLATIYQQLESQDSRQLPPKTSSFKTWAEELQNYAQTPEFNTQFKYWLNRDLPSVFPLPLDYQGEAKSNIVAHAKTVSFTLNEEQTRLLLQEVPQAYNTQINDILLTALVQAFGRWTGYSQLLLDMEGHGRENVIESVNLSRTVGWFTSIYPVFLTLENLDHLGECLKSIKEQLRQIPNRGFDYGIGYYLNSDLTIQSQLKNHPKAQVSFNYLGQFTSHQIGEIGWKLSQESSGSIHSPLGQRSHLIAIHGIVVDGQLDMEWQYSENFHHQTTIKNLAAAYRDSLESLINHCLSAEGGYTPSDFPDAALNQAELDELLLELDF; from the coding sequence ATGAAAGTCGCAGAATTTTTATCTTACTTAAATAGTTTAGAAATCAAGCTTTGGCTTGAGGAAGAAAAGTTAAAATATCAAGCTCCCCAGGGAGCAATGACACCGGAAATCAAGCAAGAAATCGGCACAAGAAAACCAGAAATTATTGCCTTTTTAAGAAGTGCAATACCCCCGTCTAAGACGGTTGAATCTGTTATATCTCCCGTTGCCAGAACTGAAGCGTTACCCCTATCTTTTGCTCAACAGAGAATGTGGTTTCTCTATCAGATGGATCAGCAAAATTCGGCTTATAATGAAGCTCTAACCATCCGTTTAACGGGACGCTTAAACATTGACATTTTAGAGCAAACGATTAATGCTATTATTCAACGCCATGAGAGCTTACGGACAACCTTTCCAATGGTTGAAGGAAAACCTATTCAAAAAATTGCTCCATCTCTAAAGATTAAATTATTAGTTGTTAATTTAAAAGATATACCCCAAGGGCAAATTGACAAACTGATTATTGAAGAACTACAAAAACCCTTTGATTTAACTCAATCTCCCCTATTACGATGTACTCTTTTTGATTTGGGATATGAAAATTATATTTTAGTCAACGTTTTCCATCATATTATTATCGATGGTTGGTCAAAAGGCATTTTATTTAAAGAATTATCTGAATTTTATCAAGCATTTTTATCTAATTCCACCGTTTCTTTACCCGAATTAACCATACAATATGCCGATTTTGCGGTATGGCAAAGACAATGGTTACAAGGTGAAATCTTAGAAAACCAATTAAATTATTGGAAAAAACAATTAACGGCTGCTCCTCTTTTATTAGAACTTCCCACTGATAAACCTCGTCCAGCTAATCCCAATTTTCGAGGTCATAGTATCTCGTTTCAAATTAACTCAGAACTCACCGAAAAACTAAAACTTCTGAGTCAAAAGTCAGGGGCGACTTTATTTATGACCTTACTGGCTGCTTTAAACACTTTACTCTTTCGTTATAGTGGTCAGGATGATATTTTAATCGGGACACCCACGGCCAACCGAAATCGACAAGAAATTGAACCTTTGATTGGTTTTTTCGTCAATACTTTAGTGCTGCGGAATTCCTTAGAAGGAAATCCGACTTTTTCAGCCTTATTACAGCAAGCTCGCAATGTTGTTTTAGAAGCTTATGCTAATCAAGATGTCCCCTTTGAGCAAGTGGTTGATGGGTTAGAAATCGAACGAAGTTTAAGTTATAATCCCTTATTTCAGGTCATGTTTGCGTTGCAAAATGCCCCCCTCAATGATTTAGAATTACCCCATTTAAAAGCTCAATATCTAGCCGTTGAAAACCAGAGAATTAAATTTGATCTCAGCTTAATTTTAGAGGAAATCGATACAGAACAAGGGTCTTATTTAGAAGGTTTTTGGGAATATGATAGCGACCTATTTACCGACGAAAGAATTACCCGCATGGTGGGTCATTTCCAAACCTTATTAAAGGGAATTGTAGCCAATCCTCAACAAACCGTCAGGGAATTACCCTTACTGACTGAATCGGAAAAACAGCAATTATTAGTAGAATGGAATCAGACTCAAACCTCTTATCCTCGGAATTCCTGTATTCATCAGTTATTTGAACAACAGGTTGTTAAAACACCTGATGCTATAGCGGTCATCGATGGAGAAAAATCTCTCACCTATGAACAGTTAAATCAAAAAGCCAATCAACTCGCCCATTATTTACAAAAGTTAGGGGTTCAACAGGATCAATTAATCGGAATTTGTGTCGAGCGTTCGCCCTTAATGATTATTGGATTTTTAGGAATCTTAAAAGCTGGAGGAGCTTATGTACCACTGGACACAAGCTATCCCGAAGAACGACTTGAATCTATCATAAATGATGCTGAAATCAAAATTTTATTAACGCAACAGCACCTCATCAAAAAACTACCAACAACAGTCAATCAATTGATTTGTTTAGACCGAGATGAAGACAAAATTAAACAACAAAGTCAACAGAATCCTCTCACTCATGTTAACGCTGAACATTTAGCCTACGTCATCTATACTTCAGGTTCTACAGGTAAACCTAAAGGAGTTGCTATTCCCCATCGAGGAGTGACTCGTTTAGTCTGTAATACTGACTATATAGATTTAAACTCAACCGATAAAATTGCTCAAGTTTCTAATGCTTCCTTTGATGCCGCTACTTTTGAAATTTGGGGGGCGCTGATACATGGCGCACAGTTAATAGGAGTAGATAAAGATACAGTTCTTTCTCCTGAAAAATTTGTTCATTTTCTCCAAAAATCTCAAATTACTATTTTATTCTTAACGACAGCTTTATTTAATCAGTTAGTCCAGACTATTCCCCATGCTTTTCAAAGCTTAAGATATTTACTTTTTGGTGGCGAAGCAGTTGATCCTCAATGGGTCAAAGAATCCCTTAATAAAGGAACGGCTCAAAATTTACTTCATGTTTATGGGCCAACAGAAAGCACAACTTTTACCTCTTGGTATTTAATTAAAAATATTCCTCCAGAAGCTACAACTATTCCAATTGGTCGTCCTTTAGCCAATACAGAAATTTATATTCTTGATCCCTATTTGCAACCTGTTCCTATTGGTGTTAAAGGCGAATTGCATATTGGTGGTGATGGTTTAGCCCGTTGTTATCTCAATCGTCCTGACTTAACTGAACAAAAATTTATTCCCCATCCTTTTAGCGAATATTCATCAGCACGCCTGTATAAAACAGGTGATATAGTACGCTATTTAGCCGATGGGAATATTGAATTTATTGGACGTATTGATCATCAGGTAAAAATCAGAGGTTTTAGAATTGAATTAGGCGAAATAGAAGCCGTTTTATTTCAGCATCCTCAAGTCAAAGATGGAATTGTTATCGCCAGAGAAGATCAACTTGGAATCAAGCGTTTGTATGCTTATGTTGTTCCGAAAGATAAGCAACTCACTCAGCCAAAATTACGAATTTTTCTTCAAGAAAAGCTGCCCAATTATATGATTCCTGCTTTCTTGATTTTCTTAGATGCTTTTCCTCTTAATCAGAATGGAAAAATTGATCGCAGCGTTTTACCTATACCAGAAATTGATGTTAATGAATTAGAAAATTATCTTTTTCCTAGTACCGATAAAGAAACAATTCTAGCCCAAATTTGGCAGGAAGTTTTGGGACGGAATCAAATTAGTATTAATGATAATTTCTTTGAGTTAGGAGGCGATTCAATTATCGCTATTCAAATTGTCGCTAAAGCGAATCAAGCGGGATTAGAAATTACTCCTAAACAACTATTCGGCTATCAGACAATCGCTCAATTAGCACTCGTAGCGGAGACGACTGCTACCAATGAAATTGACCAAGGATTAGTCACAGGTGAAGTTCCCTTAACTCCGATTCAACAGTGGTTTTTTGAACAACACTGGCCCGAACGTCATCATTTTAATCAATCTATCTTGTTAGAGGTTCCCAATAATCTACAACCAGATTTATTAAAACAAACTATTTCTAAATTACTCTATCACCATGATGCTTTGCGGTTACGCTTTGTTCAACAAGGGGAAAAATGGCAACAAAATCACAGCGACGATTGCAATAGTTTTGCCTTTGAATTGGTGGATTTATCTCATCTGTCTTGCGATGAACAAGTAACCACCCTAGCTGAAATTTCAGAAGTTCAACAACGGACACTCAACCTAGAGCAAGGTCCCTTAATGGCGGTGGTTTTCTTCAAATTGGGTGAGAATGGACGATTGTTAATTGTGATTCATCATTTAGCAGTAGATGGAATTTCTTGGCGGATTATTTTGGAAGATTTAGCCACGATTTACCAACAATTAGAAAGCCAAGATTCTCGGCAACTTCCCCCCAAAACCAGTTCCTTTAAAACTTGGGCTGAAGAGTTGCAAAACTATGCTCAAACCCCAGAATTTAACACGCAATTTAAGTATTGGCTAAACCGTGATTTACCCTCGGTTTTTCCCCTTCCTTTGGACTATCAAGGTGAGGCTAAGTCCAACATTGTTGCCCATGCAAAAACGGTTTCTTTCACCTTAAATGAAGAACAAACCCGCTTACTGTTACAGGAGGTTCCCCAAGCTTATAACACCCAGATTAACGATATTTTATTGACCGCTTTAGTCCAAGCTTTTGGTCGTTGGACAGGTTATTCTCAGCTTTTACTTGACATGGAAGGTCATGGAAGAGAGAATGTAATTGAGTCCGTGAATTTATCTCGAACTGTGGGTTGGTTTACCAGTATTTATCCCGTCTTTTTGACCTTAGAAAATCTTGACCATCTGGGGGAATGCCTCAAGTCCATCAAAGAGCAATTGCGACAAATTCCGAATCGGGGATTTGATTATGGAATTGGATATTATCTCAACTCAGATTTAACGATTCAATCCCAGTTAAAAAATCATCCAAAAGCTCAAGTTAGCTTTAATTATTTAGGTCAATTTACAAGTCATCAAATCGGCGAGATAGGCTGGAAATTATCTCAAGAGTCCAGTGGTTCCATTCATAGTCCTTTGGGACAACGTTCCCATTTAATTGCGATTCATGGAATTGTGGTTGATGGGCAACTTGACATGGAATGGCAGTATAGCGAAAATTTTCATCATCAAACAACGATCAAAAATTTAGCTGCTGCTTATCGAGATTCTTTAGAAAGCCTGATTAACCATTGTTTATCAGCAGAAGGAGGCTATACTCCCTCGGATTTTCCCGATGCGGCTCTTAATCAAGCAGAACTAGATGAACTGCTCTTGGAACTCGATTTTTAA
- the fni gene encoding type 2 isopentenyl-diphosphate Delta-isomerase, with the protein MSPPNLPSEIENRKSEHLRVCIEEDVEFQQLTSGLEKYRFTHCCLPELDRSEIELGTTFLGKSLKAPILISSMTGGTELAHLVNTRLAMVAQRYGLAMGVGSQRIALEQPELAPTFAVRSLAPDILLLANLGAVQLNYGCGLEECLKLVQLLEADALILHLNPLQEWVQSGGDSNFKGLLAKIEQICAQLPVPVIAKEVGNGISAVMAKQLIEAGVAAIDVAGAGGTSWAKVESQRAKDNRQRHLGQVFADWGLPTAECITAIRSVNSTIPLIASGGLKNGLDLAKSIALGADLGGLARPFLVAAIESEAAVDELVKFLIAELEIVLFCTGNPNLSTLKTSGALKPC; encoded by the coding sequence ATGTCACCGCCTAATCTTCCCAGTGAAATTGAAAATCGTAAAAGCGAACATCTACGAGTTTGTATCGAAGAAGATGTGGAATTTCAACAACTTACAAGCGGTTTAGAAAAATATCGTTTTACCCATTGTTGTCTTCCTGAACTTGACCGTAGTGAGATTGAATTGGGGACAACCTTTTTGGGGAAATCTCTAAAAGCTCCAATTCTCATCTCTTCCATGACTGGAGGAACAGAATTAGCCCATTTAGTCAATACTCGATTGGCAATGGTCGCTCAACGTTATGGTTTAGCAATGGGAGTGGGTTCTCAACGCATTGCACTCGAACAACCGGAATTAGCGCCGACCTTTGCAGTCCGTTCTCTGGCGCCAGATATTCTCCTGTTAGCGAATTTAGGGGCTGTACAGTTAAATTACGGCTGCGGTTTAGAGGAATGTTTAAAATTGGTGCAATTATTAGAAGCTGATGCCTTAATTCTCCATCTCAATCCTTTACAAGAATGGGTACAATCGGGAGGCGATTCTAATTTTAAAGGTTTACTCGCTAAAATCGAGCAAATTTGCGCTCAATTGCCCGTTCCCGTCATCGCCAAAGAAGTCGGAAATGGCATCTCTGCGGTGATGGCCAAACAATTAATTGAAGCAGGAGTCGCCGCGATTGATGTGGCGGGAGCCGGAGGCACGTCCTGGGCCAAAGTTGAAAGTCAAAGGGCCAAAGACAACAGACAACGGCATCTCGGACAAGTTTTTGCCGATTGGGGTTTACCTACGGCTGAATGTATTACCGCCATTCGGTCTGTGAATTCAACCATTCCTTTAATTGCTTCTGGAGGCTTAAAAAATGGCTTAGATCTTGCCAAATCTATCGCTCTAGGAGCCGATTTAGGAGGGTTGGCTCGTCCGTTTCTCGTAGCAGCGATTGAATCAGAAGCCGCCGTTGATGAGTTGGTAAAATTTTTAATTGCTGAACTTGAAATTGTTTTATTTTGTACTGGAAATCCTAATTTATCCACCCTTAAAACTTCAGGAGCCTTAAAACCATGTTAA
- a CDS encoding LysR family transcriptional regulator — protein MLKFSMELCYPQPDVKTLSVGTLGPKETSSEQTLNYLISQWKLQQISVNSHLFDSFTDLKESLLQYQIDLALVPHAYERINDFYMEPRFKLGFIFTYPTPVYGLAKRKNEEIVLENCTLVTHPAPLPLLPYLLPGDLNQNKIKIKFVNSTSVAAIHLKQGLADLAITNENALREHDLEFISQYGKIDMSWSLFHKKENTMIQDIYLP, from the coding sequence ATGTTAAAGTTTTCAATGGAATTGTGTTATCCTCAGCCCGATGTCAAAACTTTAAGCGTTGGCACTTTGGGTCCAAAAGAAACCAGTAGTGAACAAACCTTAAATTATCTAATTTCTCAATGGAAATTACAACAGATTTCGGTTAATAGTCATTTATTTGATAGCTTTACAGATTTAAAGGAATCTTTACTGCAATATCAGATAGATTTGGCGTTAGTTCCCCATGCCTATGAAAGAATTAATGATTTCTATATGGAACCGAGGTTTAAACTAGGTTTTATCTTCACCTATCCCACACCCGTTTACGGATTAGCCAAGCGAAAAAATGAAGAAATCGTTTTAGAAAATTGTACCCTAGTTACTCATCCCGCTCCTCTTCCTTTACTTCCTTATTTATTACCTGGCGACCTGAATCAAAACAAGATTAAAATCAAATTTGTGAATTCTACCAGTGTTGCCGCTATTCACCTTAAACAAGGGTTGGCAGATTTAGCCATTACCAATGAAAATGCCCTCCGAGAACATGATTTAGAATTTATTTCACAATATGGTAAAATTGATATGAGTTGGTCTTTATTTCACAAAAAGGAAAACACCATGATTCAAGATATTTATCTACCCTGA
- a CDS encoding cupin domain-containing protein, giving the protein MSEFFPISKPLKLNPHVELEVFQCQDTIFQLSVISPNAKLESHQHPESQIGMVLSGELELYIKDVIKPLRALQDVHVADANIFHGFVNPLSEAMIGFDLKRITSSLPSQDVVLTLSKNQDKITHLPCQSVKGSWFEIVMTTIPSGYSIPLNQGEQEEIGFILNGKLEISIENEEQCLEYGQIYYAPSTVLKKGYNSSNQDIHLIKILI; this is encoded by the coding sequence ATGTCTGAATTTTTCCCAATTTCCAAGCCTCTTAAACTCAATCCTCATGTAGAATTAGAGGTTTTTCAATGCCAAGATACCATTTTTCAATTATCTGTTATATCTCCTAATGCTAAACTTGAATCCCACCAACATCCTGAAAGTCAAATTGGCATGGTACTCTCAGGAGAACTGGAACTGTATATTAAAGATGTGATTAAACCCTTAAGAGCTTTGCAAGATGTTCATGTCGCCGATGCTAATATTTTTCATGGTTTTGTTAATCCCTTATCCGAAGCGATGATTGGATTTGATCTTAAACGGATTACCTCTTCTTTACCTTCCCAAGATGTTGTATTAACATTATCAAAAAACCAAGATAAAATTACTCATTTACCTTGTCAATCTGTTAAGGGTTCTTGGTTTGAAATTGTCATGACGACAATTCCTTCTGGTTACTCCATTCCCCTAAATCAAGGTGAGCAAGAAGAAATCGGATTTATTTTGAATGGAAAATTAGAAATCTCCATAGAAAATGAAGAACAGTGTTTAGAATATGGTCAAATTTATTATGCTCCTTCAACGGTTTTGAAAAAAGGTTATAATTCATCGAATCAAGATATTCATTTGATTAAAATTTTAATTTAG
- a CDS encoding SDR family oxidoreductase, giving the protein MDLGLKDKVALITGSSAGIGLTIAEKLAEEGCHLIICGRNFQRLEQAYQSLAQAYPAQQILSLVADVHQAQDSEQLIQDSLNQYGKIDILVNNSEGANFAENLIENLSDDDWSNVFQGKLMGYIRLTNLVLPIMKKQHWGRIVNIVGTSGKEPSPRLVKSGVVNAALMNFTKSVARQTAPYNVLINSINPGVIDTPRHREYLEIYAKKEGTTPDLIREGILKTIPMNRIGTTEEFANLVVFLASECASYITGITIPLDGGLSSSAF; this is encoded by the coding sequence ATGGATTTAGGATTAAAAGATAAAGTTGCTTTGATTACGGGAAGTAGTGCGGGAATTGGGTTGACCATTGCTGAAAAATTAGCAGAAGAAGGCTGTCACTTAATTATTTGCGGTCGCAATTTTCAACGCTTAGAACAAGCTTATCAATCTCTGGCTCAAGCTTATCCTGCCCAACAAATTCTGAGTTTAGTGGCTGATGTTCATCAAGCTCAAGATTCTGAACAATTAATACAGGACTCTTTAAATCAATATGGCAAAATTGACATTTTAGTTAATAATTCTGAAGGAGCTAACTTTGCTGAGAATTTAATTGAAAACCTTTCCGATGACGATTGGTCAAATGTTTTTCAGGGAAAATTAATGGGTTATATTCGCTTAACCAATTTAGTGTTACCGATTATGAAAAAACAACATTGGGGAAGAATCGTTAATATCGTTGGGACATCGGGAAAAGAGCCATCCCCTCGTTTAGTTAAATCGGGTGTTGTCAATGCAGCTTTAATGAATTTTACCAAATCAGTAGCTAGACAAACCGCCCCCTATAATGTTTTAATTAATAGTATTAACCCCGGCGTTATTGACACCCCTAGACATCGAGAATATTTAGAAATTTATGCCAAAAAGGAAGGAACAACCCCAGATTTAATCCGAGAAGGAATTCTTAAAACAATTCCTATGAATCGGATTGGTACCACTGAAGAATTTGCTAATCTCGTTGTATTTTTAGCTTCTGAATGCGCGAGTTATATAACGGGAATTACTATTCCCCTCGATGGTGGTTTATCCTCGTCAGCATTTTAA
- a CDS encoding putative capsular polysaccharide synthesis family protein, translated as MNTQTKLSNQALNYYPIADKQVFTVYSYISNRINMWKTERQLKQELLNNSSVIFVYQMGKVGSMSTYLTLKKHLQNQAIYHIHNLNSEHFSKIWATMQLEKTYHAFTFGHSCMTKYLSEHIEEIKGQKSIKIITGVREPIARNISWFFQIIHCACVFPEFFIKYEKGLITMDDIIKKFWSQNFVYGKQYDWFEEELEAVFGIDIASMDFPKEKGYAIANFPDRNIELLVLKLEKLDSCLKEALETFLGVENLDCERLDRADFLDENDYLIYENLRKSLTFSDEYLEEIYDQPLVRHFYTDEEINKFKLKWSSQR; from the coding sequence ATGAACACACAAACTAAACTCTCAAACCAAGCTCTTAACTATTATCCCATCGCAGATAAACAGGTTTTTACCGTGTATTCCTATATTAGTAATAGGATTAATATGTGGAAGACAGAAAGACAATTAAAACAAGAACTTCTCAATAATTCTTCAGTCATCTTTGTTTATCAAATGGGTAAAGTCGGTTCAATGAGTACCTATTTGACCCTAAAAAAACATCTCCAAAATCAAGCTATTTATCATATCCATAATCTGAATTCAGAACATTTTTCAAAAATTTGGGCAACAATGCAACTGGAGAAAACTTATCATGCTTTTACCTTTGGGCATTCCTGTATGACCAAATATTTAAGCGAACATATTGAAGAAATCAAAGGTCAAAAAAGCATTAAAATTATTACCGGAGTCCGAGAACCCATCGCCCGTAATATTTCTTGGTTTTTTCAAATCATTCATTGTGCGTGTGTTTTTCCTGAATTTTTCATAAAATATGAGAAGGGATTAATCACAATGGATGATATTATTAAGAAATTCTGGTCTCAAAATTTTGTCTATGGAAAACAGTATGACTGGTTTGAGGAAGAATTAGAGGCTGTTTTTGGCATTGATATTGCTTCCATGGATTTTCCCAAAGAAAAAGGTTATGCGATTGCGAATTTCCCAGACCGTAATATTGAATTATTAGTCTTAAAGTTAGAGAAACTTGATTCTTGCTTAAAAGAAGCCTTAGAAACTTTTTTGGGAGTTGAAAATTTAGATTGTGAACGACTTGACCGAGCAGACTTTTTAGACGAGAATGACTATCTCATCTATGAGAATTTAAGAAAGAGTCTCACCTTTAGTGATGAATATTTAGAAGAAATTTATGATCAACCATTAGTGCGTCATTTTTACACCGATGAAGAAATTAACAAATTTAAACTCAAGTGGTCTAGTCAACGTTAA